The following DNA comes from Synechococcus sp. CC9616.
GCCTGAGCAGACGACGCAGGGCCAGGCGCAGGGAGCGTTGCTCCACCAGGGCACTCACCACCACCTGACGCTCCTGGATCAGGGAGCAGTCCATCAAGGGTGCTTCGATCCAGCGGCGCAGGCAGCGACCCCCCATGGCGGTGAGGGTGCGGTCGATCGCCCAGAGCAGCGAACCCTGCAGTTGGTTGTCGCGTTGGGTGGCGGTGAGTTCCAGGTTGCGGCGCGTCTGAGCGTCCAGAACCAGGGCATCGCCGTTGTGAACGATGCATGGCACCTCGAGGGGCACGCGGGCGTCGGCTTCGAGCGGTTGTGTGTCCCGCAGGTAGGCCAGCAGGCCGCCGGCGGCTCGCAGGGCGAGGGGAAGCTCCGGTAGCCCGAGGCCATCGAGGCTGCTGAGGCGGTAGTGGTTGAGCAGGGCTTGTTCGGCCTCTGGGGCACTGAAGGCTGTGCTGCTCAAGGGGGTAAGCCGCAAACGTTCCGGGCACCAGGAGGGTGTGGTTTCACGGTCCTTTCTGTCACTAGCCCTTGCAGCCCAGAGCAGTTCCGAGGCCTCCAGCTGGGCCAGCTGTTGATGCAGCTCACTGGCTCCACGGCGCTGCATCACCTGCACCTCACCGGTGCTCACGTCGGCCTGAACGAGGCCCCATGGCAAGGCGTTGTCGTTGCGGTCTGGCTCCACCACAACAGCCGCTAGCCAGTTGTTGCGGCGGGCGCTGAGCATGCCCTCCTCCAGCACCGTCCCGGGGGTGAGAACCCGGGTGATGTCCCGCTTCAACAAGGATCCCTTGGTGGGGCTGGTTTCGAGTTGATCGCAGAGGGCGACGGAATAGCCGCGACGAATCAGTTCGGCGCAGTAGCGCTCAGCGGCGTGGTGGGGGATGCCGGCCATCGGCACCCGGCCGATGGCCTTGCCCCCCTCCTTGCCGGTGAGGGTGAGCTCCAGTACCCGCGAGAGCTCGATCGCGTCTTCAAAGAAGCATTCGAAGAAATCCCCCAGCCGGTAAAGCAGTACACGCTCTGGGTGGGCCGTCTTGAGCTCCACGTAATGCCGCAGCATCGGCGTGAGCTGGGCGGCCTTCACCTGGCCGTGGTGGGCCCAGGCGGGTTGATCATCGGAATCGTCCGGCGTCGCAACGTCTTCAGCGACTGATTCGCTGGCGTTGGTCTTGCGTTTGTTCGCCTCCTGCCTCTGACGCGGCCGGGCTGCGGCATCGGCATTGAGCTTGGCGTCCGTTAGTTCGTTCAGCTCGGGTGCAGCCGTGTTGCCCTGCAGGCTGGTGCTTGTTTTGGGGGGTTCCGGTTCGCCGAACAGGCTGCCCTGCAGGGCGAGGGAGTCCTGCTGTGCCACCGAGCCAAACATCGTTGGACCGAGGATACGAGGGTTGTCGCGTTTCGGGTTGGCGATGCATCTGCTGATGGCACTGGATCAGGGCTTCGAGTCCTTGGCGGCGGTAGCGCTCACGTCGTTTTTGCTCCATCAACGCTTTGAGTCGCTGGTGCTGGTGAGCCCTGCGGAGGAGACGTTTCCGCAACTCGACGCTTTGGCGGCTGCATTTGCCGTGCCGCTGCGTCATCAAGCCATCGGCGATGCCGCGGCTCTGCATCAACTGCCGGCTTCGGTGCGCCCGTATTTCTTCTGCATCGAAGCGCTGCAGCAGTCAGATCCCGGCCGTTACCTCTACGTCGATGCCGATACCTTGTGCGTGTCCAATCTCGAGGCACTTACCGACTTGCCCCTCAGCGAGGAGAGGCCTATGGCTGCCGCCTCCCATGGCCGGCCTATGCCCGATCGGGCCCTGCTGCTTGGCCTGGAGACCCAATACCACTACTTCAATGCCGGCGTGCTGCTTTTCGACAGCAGCTGCCTGGCTGCGCTGCTGACGCCCCCTGATGTGGTGCAGTATTTCCTGCAGAACCGTGCCCTCTGCCGCTTTCGCGAGCAGTGCGCGCTCAATGCCTTGCTGCGGGGCAGGTTGCAGTACCTACCTGGTCAGTTCAACCTGCTCAGCTGGATGCGCCCGCGCCAACAAGACAATCCCTGGCATGAACTTGCCTGCAATCCGATGGCCTATTGCCTGCCGGATGTGCGCGACAACGCCGCCATCGTGCATCTCTCAGCTGGAGCGCTGCCGAACCGCCTGCCGGCGGAGCGCTTGGAGCGTTTTGACCTTTATTGGTTGATGCTGCAGCAAGGCCTTCAGCAGCCGCAGGTGGCACCACAGTTGCCCCGTTATGCCGAGCGGTGGTGATGGGGGAACCGGCGTTGTTGGATGGCGAAATGAGGAGCCAGGAAGCGGTTCAGTCGCTTCACCGGGGTTTCGCTGATGTGAAACAGCAACAGCTGCTTGGGCGCTTCAGTGCTGAAGTACTGCAGCACCTCGCTGTGATGTTGATACCAGTCCAGCAGCCAGCGCTGCTTGAGTTGGCGGCGGTTGCGGATGCCGTCGGGGCGAAGGGCGTCCAAGTAGGCCTGCGCGAAGCGGCCCTGGTCATGCTTCAGGCGTGAACGGATCCAGTCGAACGGATTACGGGTGTTGAGCACGAACAAGGCATCGGGATAGTCCCGGTGCAACGCTTTGAAGTAGCGGGACCCCTCGATCAGGGGCTGGTCATCGCTGTTGCTGCCTCCCCAGGGCGTGCCTGGGATGCAGATCATGTCCGTATAGGCGGTCCAGCGATCGATCCCTTGCAGCAGTGGTTGGCCTGCCAGATGGTTTTGATGCAGCGCCATGGCTAGGGTGTTGGCGCGCCAGTGCACCGAACTGATGCCGTTGGCCTTGAAATAGTCGTGGAACGACGTGGTGCCGCATTTGTTGAAGCCGATCAGAAAGATCGGCGGTGTTGTCTGGCTGGCGGTTCTCATGGCATCCAGCGGTCATCGCGCCATAGCGCTCGCTGCTCTGGGTTCTCCAGCACGTTGCGGCACAGCTCCGGCAGAGCATGGGCCCGGATAGCCTCCAATGGAAAAGGCGCCACGGCATTGAGTTCGCGCACCTGCATCACCGCGGCATGTAGGGAATCGGCTTGGCCAGCGGTCACAGCCCCTGCATGCTTGCGGTAGCTCACGTGGATGCGGTCAACACCGAGAATCGACACTCCAGCCCTGGCCATGCGCAGGTACTGGTCGTAATCGGTAGCAAGGGATAGACGACGGTTGTACATCCCGCCCGCTGCTCCATAAGCCGCGCGATTGAAGGCTGTTCCGGGGTTCGTGATGAAGTTCATCATCTCCAGCAGCGGTGCACTGAAGGGCTGAAACACGGGTTTGGCATGGCCCCGCGGGTTGCTGCTGCTGAACAGATTTACGCGGGTGTAGATCAGGCGAGGGCTTTCGCTGCTGAGCAGCTCCAGGCAATCGGCAGCCCGGTGGGGGTGGTTGAGATCGTCGCTGTCCAGGGTGATCAGGATGTTGCTGCGGGCTGCGGCGATGGCCCGCTCCCGGCCAGCCGCTTCGCCGCTGGATCCAGGCTCTTGCTTGATGTAGCGGATGCGTGGATCGCCAAGACCTTTCACAAGAGTCTTCAGGTCCGCCTGATCGCTGTGGTCGTCCACGACCACGGCTTCCCAGTCCTCAAGGCTTTGGCAAAGACAGCTGGCCAGAGCTGCCCGCAGTTCCAGCGGTCTGTTGTGCGCTGGGGTGATGAAGCTGACCTGCGGTAGGCGGCTCATGGCACGGCGCGTGTGACGGCTGGTCTCCGATCCAGCGGTATGCAGGATCTCACGTGTGACAATGTCCTAACGATCCGCGTTTCCATGCAGTTCCTTAACACGCTCACCGTTCTGGCCCTGGTGGTGATGTCCTTCGCTTTGATCGTCGCCGTTCCAGTGCTCTATGCCTCCAGTGAGGACAGCGGCCGCTCGAACCGTTTGATCTTGCTGGGCAGTGGTGTTTGGGTGGCTCTGGTTCTGCTCAACTGGGGTGTGAGTTTCTTCGTCGTCTGAGTTCGCCATGGCCACCTTCGAGGGACGGTTCACGGACACGTCTGGATTGCGCATCGCTGTGGTGGTGGCTCGTTTCAATGATTTGGTCACCGGCAAGTTGCTGAGCGGTTGCCTGGATTGCCTGGCGCGTCATGGCATCGATACCAGCTCCAGCAGTAATCAACTGGATGTGGCCTGGGTGCCTGGCTCGTTTGAATTGCCGATCGTTAGCCAGCAACTGGCCCGCAGTGGTCGTTACCAGGTGCTGATCACTCTCGGAGCCGTCATCCGTGGCGACACGCCCCATTTCGATGTGGTGGTTGCTGAGTCCAGCAAGGGGATTGCCTCTGTGGCCAGGGAGACTGGCGTGCCAGTGATCTTTGGGGTGCTGACCACAGACACCATGCAGCAGGCGCTTGAACGGGCTGGAATCAAGAGCAACCTGGGCTGGTCCTATGGACTTCAGGCTTTGGAGATGGGCTCCCTGATGGCGGCATTGCCACCAGTTGAGGCCTAATGCGTTGCGGATTGACCTTGAGCCCCTCCGTGGTGCATGATCATCTCGTCGCAGGGAATACATCTCGCGCCAGCGACCTGCGGATGTAGCTCAGTGGTAGAGCATCTCCTTGCCAAGGAGAGGGTCGAGAGTTCGAATCTCTTCATCCGCTTTTGAAGTTAAATGTCATTAAGTCATGTTCACAAGTATTTACAAATCTAATTTGCTCACAAAAGCCTGAAGATTTAATATTCAACGAATGTTTTTTCAGTTTTTGAATACAAGAAGAATAAAACAACTATTAAATTGTTTGACGTCATAACCCCTTTCTTTATAAGTTTCCTCTTATAGTAATATCCAAAAGTACGGCGCGATAACGATCGGCTGAATGAACTCTACCGAAATTAACAAGTCGTTTACCTCTCCAAAGTGTTACTGCGATACTGCTATTCATAAACATATAACTATTTTAGCAATCGATCGGTCAGAAGCCTAAAAAGGATAGTTGTCAGGAGTCTTTGTAGTTTAAGGATTCCGCAAGATGGTTTTAGATTTGGACCAAGCCCTAACAATCAGAGCCCGAATGATCCTGGTGCGTGCAAAACAATTAAGTGTTGAGCCATCTCGGAAGAATCTGTCGCATTTTTCTGGTTTGCACTACAATCGAAATGCCAACACCCCTAAAACCACTGAAAGAGACCAAGAGTGAGGAAAGTTCATCTGAAAATAGAGATGAACAAGTCAAATTATCTCTCACAACCAAACAAAGGCTCGGTGACGCTACGAACCAGTGGTTAGCTCGAAACCGTTCAATGGTTCTTCGCCAAACGCCAGTTTGGGCGCAGACACTAGCTTTTTTAATGATAAGCCTCAGTACCATCGCAGTAATAGCTGGCATTTTCTTTCGAATTGACGAGGTTGTAACTGTTCAAGGACAGTTGAAGTCAATTGGTGGAACCGTTGAAGTGGAAACGCCTGTGGGTGGCCAGATATCAGGAGTGTTTTTTACGGATGGTGAAAAGGTCATAAAAGGTCAGCTCTTAGTTCGTTTTGACACTCGCCAAGCTTTGGAGCGTAAAACAACATTGACAAAATTAATTGAAATAGAGCAAAAAGAGTTGCAAAACCAGTTGAAAACCTTTGAAAGTCAATTATCTTCTTTGCAATCACGTGAAGAAGTCCTGGAGCAACGATTAGTTACCAAAAAGCTAATCACTTCTGAAATGGGTGAATTAGTTGAGCAAGGAGGTTTTCAGCGACTTCAACATCTTGAACAATTAGATCAAGTATTTGAAATGCAAAAGCAAATTACAGAGTTAAAGGAGCAGAAAAGTCGTTTGCAATTACAATCCGATCAAACAAAACTAGAATCAATTAAATCTTTAGATCAGATGAAAAATCAGCTGAAAGAAATTAATCTTCAATTACAATATCAAAATGTACATGCTCCAGCTACAGGAGTCGTGTTTGACCCTGCTGCACGTTCAAAGGGAGTTTTACAGTCTGGTGAAAGAATCTTATCTATAGTGCCACAAGAAGGTCTATATGCTGAGGTGTTTGTTCCTAACCAAGATATTGGATTTGTACGCAGTGGACAACAAGCAAAAGTAAGAGTTGATGCGTTTCCATTTACTAGGTACGGAGAAATCTCTGCAAATGTTAGCCAAATTGGTGCAGATGTTCTTCCACCAGATAGTGCAATGACCTTTTATCGGTTTCCTGTAAAGTTGGAGCTAAATAAATTTTATTTAGAAAGTCGAGGGATACAAATACCTCTAAAGTCTGGCATGGCAATTACCACAAATCTTAAACTACGCGAAAAACGACTCATAAGCCTCTTGAGCGATCTTTTGGTCGATCAAACAGATAGTATACGGAGTATTCGGCAACAATGAATAAAGATAGTGTAGTGCTTAATTCAGTATTGGATCCAAATCCGGATGAGTGGTTATCGATTAAAAGAATTAACCATTTACATCAATATATTTCTCCAATCTCAAAATTACTTAAAGAAGCCAATTTACTGGACCAAGTATTGGATGCTTGGATCAAGCATGAATTGCGTGTAGAAGCTTCATTGTCTGACGATGGTTTGTCAAACTCTGATAATGCTGAATTGAAGTGGGCTAGGAATCATTGGGGCCATCGTTTAGAGTCTATTTACTTACGTCATAAATCTATGCTTGATTTAGTTAGCTATAAACTTTTGCGTGTAGCCAAGCGTGACTTTGCTTATGAATTATATCATAGACTAAAAGCACATGAAAATACATTTGAGAAATTGTGCTTCGAGTTTTCAACTGGTAATGAAAAATGGCGAGGAGGTTTGTTTGAAGATCAATCTCTTGCTTTATTTCCTGTAGCAATGCAAAAGTTTATTTCGTCAATGCACAGCGGAGATATACATCCTCCAGTTAAATACGGAGAAGAATATGCGATTTTTAAGCTAATAAAATATACATCTGCTGCATTAGATGATGATGGTGAAGAGCGTTTGCTAAAACTAGAATTGAATAATTGGCTTGAAGGAACGCGTCAAGCGTCCTACCATCACTTATTATCTGAGTGTTAGAGACTATTTCGCTTGGCAGCCACCGATCAATTCGACTCATTGTTCAGCCAAATCTCTGGACAACTTCCTTACTCACACCTCACAAGAGATCAATTTCAAAATTTGACTTCTGGATCAAAAATCCTAAGTTTTGATCCAGGCCAGCTGATTTTGAGGCCTGACGAGATACCCCGCAGATTGTTCTTGGTTTTCCAAGGATCTGTTCGACTTCTAGCAAAGCGACCTGATAACAGGGAAGCGATCACTTTGTGTAGACGTGGACCTGGTCAATTATTGGGGTGGGTGAGTTTATTGCGGGGATCACCTTGCGAGTGGGTCACCGCTTCAGAGTCATCTATGGTGATCACGTTATCATCAGAAGCATTCATAGAGGCATATAAAAAAAATCAAGAATTTGCGATTTCGTTCCAAAAATTAAATCACCCTCAAGAAGCTTACGCTGTATTATCTGCCTCTGTACAAGATAAAACAGTATGTGATAAAAATTGGGCAGAATCTCTCCTTAAGTTGAGTCAAAATAGTGCGACATTAACTTTTCCTCATGACCAAGTATTTGAACCGAATGATCACAATGCAGCTTCAGATTGGTTAATCAGCACAGATGGTTTTACGGGTGTTCCCGTTGGATCACTTCTTACTGCTGGTAGTCAGTTACCAGATCGTCCTGGATATCAGCTTGATGTTCGTTGTGTGCGTACTCTTCAAGAAAACAAACAACAATATAATCAGGCCATAGATAAATTCAAAAATCTTGCCGAAGAGGCACAAGATTTACCAGGCATGTCTCTTCGTGAATTGGGAATTCTTGAAGATGATTTCCTTGAAGATGAGCAGAGGTTTCCTGTCGTCTGCGGACGGGGTCCTATTAAGGAAGCTCTTGCTGTTTGTGAAATGATTGCATTACATCAATCTGCACCTTTTCGCAAAGATATTATTGAAAAAATTCTTGAGGACCAATTCCGGCGAAATAAAAGTCTTTCATTAGAGCTTGTAGCTCGTTTGTGTGAGCTTTTGGGCCTTAATTGTCAAATTGCTGCAGTTGACTCTGAATTTATTAATAGTGTAGAGTTACCAGCTATATTAATGATTGAAAGTGTACCCGTTGTAATATATGCATTGAAGAAATCTTCTGTCATTATTGCTCATCCGCACAGAGGAATTTGTCGTTATTCTTATAAAGAATTTAAAAGCTACTTAGGCAAAAGATTCTATTTTGCTCTTCCAAGGCGAGTAGGTAGCACACCCACAAGTCGTTTTGGATGGAATTGGTTCACACCATTAATTAGTAAATATAAAAAGTCATTGATCTTAGTTTTTGTAGCATCTTTGTTGGCCCAATTATTCGGCATAGCTATACCTTTAATGATACAGCAAATTATCGATAAAGTACTCGCCCAAGGAAATTTAAGCAGTTTAAATGTGTTAGGTAGCGCAATGGTTATATTGGCATTATTTCAAGGTATTCTTACTGCCCTCCGTACCTACATATTCGTTGATACGACTGATCGAATGGATTTGACTTTAGGGACCGCTGTAATTGATCGTTTATTAGCACTTCCTCTTGATTTTTTTGAAAAGCGTCCTGTAGGTGAACTAAGTCAACGTTTAGGAGAACTTAATACTATACGAGGGTTTTTAACAGGAACAGCGCTAATGAGTGGACTAAATCTTATTTTTGCTTCGTTGTATTTAATAGTTATGATTATCTACTCTCCGCTTTTGACAGCTGTTGCTTTAAGTATTTTGCCAATCTATTTCCTTTTGATTTTTGGTATATCACCCATCTATAAATGGCTAATAAGACGTCGGGCAGTTGCACAAGCTAAAACACAAAGTCACTTGGTTGAAATTTTGGGTGGCATTCAAACAGTTAAAGCGCAACATTTTGAATTAACTGCAAGATGGAAATGGCAAGATCGTTATAAAGAATATGTTAATCAGGGTTTTCGCAGCACTGCACTCGGTACAGCCTCAAGTGTTGTCGGGAGTTTTCTGACACAATTAAGTGGGCTTCTTGTACTTTGGGTTGGTATGTGGTTGGTTCTTAATGGAGAACTTACTCTTGGTATGTTAATTGCCTTCAGAATAATCAGTGGAAATGTTACAGGACCATTATTGCAATTATCAACATTATACCAAGGATTTCAAGGAGTACAAATATCAATGGAGCGACTTTCGGATATCATAGATCAAAATCCCGAGCTTTCTAATACAGATGACTTAAACCAAATTCCAATACCACTTATAGATGGTAATATTCGCTTTGAAAATGTTTCCTTTCGTTTCAAAGATAGCGGTCCGAATCAAGTTGATGATGTTAACTTAGAAATAAATTCTGGTAATTTTGTAGGCATAGTTGGACAAAGTGGTAGTGGCAAAAGTACACTCATGAAGTTATTGCCACGTCTTTATAAAATCAACCATGGCCGAATATTCATTGACGACTACGATATTTCTAAAGTAAATCTTTCGAGTTTGCGAAGACAAATTGGTATTGTCCCACAGGATTCATTGCTATTTGAAGGGACAATATCTGAAAATATTGCCCTTAATGATCCGCAAGCTACTACTGAATCAATTATCGAAGCGTCAAAAATAGCTTGTGCTCACGATTTTATAATGAGCTTAGGACAAGGTTATGCAACAAAAATAGCAGAGCGCGGAAGTAATTTAAGTGGAGGTCAACGACAACGGATAGCAATTGCTCGAACTATACTGGCTAACCCTCAATTGTTAATTATGGATGAAGCTACAAGTGCTCTAGATTACAATACAGAACGCCAGCTTTGTCAAAATTTGCAAGTTTGGGCTGAAAATCGCACTGTTTTATTCATAACCCACCGTTTAAGTTCTATAAAAGATAGTGACCTCATTGTTGTAATGCATGACGGTCAGCTAGTGGAGAAAGGAACGCATCCCCAGCTAATTTCAAATTGTCAAAGGTATGCTGCATTGTACGAACAGCAAGGCGAATAAGTAAGATTTGTTTTAAGCGCTATAATCTCGTTAGATAATATTTTAAAATTTTAAGCATATTTATCTTATAATGGCTTGTAAAGACTTAATTAAAAGATTTATTGCACAAAGATTTAATTGCTTATTTCGTTGATATTTGAAATATTGACAACTGGTTGTAAAATATAAGCTTTGTATTTATTATGCTGCAGATCTACTATTGTGTCTAAGCGAATTGGATTCCTCATTGATAATGCTTTAGTTCTTCATTGTGGACAAGTTTCTACTATAGATAATATTTTTATAATTAATTGTAGGAACCCACTATTCTCGTAGAGGCTTCAGCTGTTTTAGAAGCTGCTTATATACTACTAATTGGTTTGACATTAAGCAGTGTATAGATATTACCATTACACTTATCAAAGCTTTAAAAGTCCATCACTCTAGTTGCCCATTAAGCACAGCCTTCATATAAAGATTTTAGTGGGGCCTGTAGACTGTCGACTAACTTGTCTGCTGAGCTACTTTATTTTGAAGCACTAAACTCTGGTAATCTCAGCACAAACTGGGGTTGCAGATCAATACAAAATCTTTATTTTCTAAAATACGACAGTATTAGCTATTTTATTTGTAAACTAATATCTAAGAAAAATGCACACTGTAAACGAAATCTGGCTTCAACTTTCGTACTTGAGTCAGCTCTGGTGATTTTATCACTTCTTAAGTTTTTGCGGCTTCGCCGTATTACTTAATTTAATTGGTACCACTTAACAGATAACTAATTAATCTAGCTGGAAAATTATTAATGAGACCCTTTCGTTTATACCTTCTCTATGGAATAAATTTAGATTAATATATAGAAAATAAGTGATGCATTTTGTTGAAAGGATCTAGTCATATATTTATCGTAAAAGGCTCTCGAATGAGGAGCTGGAAATGCTTGTTGAAGCAAATAATATCAGAAACTTAAATTGAAATTCCCCGAGAATGCGGCTAAAAGTCTAATGGTTCAAGCAGAATTGGATGGCGGGTAAATTTGGGCATCAAATTTGTCGCTCCATCTTAAACGAAGAGGTAAGCAGCAGATCCACTCTTGGTTTTGAAGTCATCGGCTTCACCAGTAACAGTCGGTGAATCTATGGTAGGTATGCCCTCTGCTAGAAATGAGTTATCACTAGCGGATTGCATGAACCCATTGCTACTCAACGAAATGCATACTTGGATCCGGCATAACGCCGCTAGCTGGTTTGGCATTATGTAACAGGTAATTGTTGCCAGCTGAATATTTTATTGCATAAAAAAGCCCCTCAAAAGAGGGGCAGGAAAATGAGTGACTAATCGAAATTTAGAGGAATTCCATTTTGAAGTCACCTGATGCTGCAGCTGAAAGTCCAATAGTTCCAGCAGAGTTAGTTGTTGGGTCAAATTTGACAACCAAATCGGTCGCTCCACCTTGAACGAAGAGGTAAGCAGCAGATCCACTCTTGGTTTTGAAGACACCAGCTTCGCCAGTAACAGTCAAACTGTCCATCGCAGAAAGACGTTCTGCTACAGATGAGTTGTCACCAGCGGATTGCAGGAATCCGTTACTACTCAACGAAACGTCACCCTTGGATGCAGCATTCGTGCCGCTAGCTGGTTCGACATGGAGTAGTTGGTAGACGTCGCCTGCGGACTTATCAAAGTTGACGACATCCATTGCTCCAGTTGTCGAGTCGGCAACTGAGCTCCAACCAATAATTCCAGCGAAACCTGCGGTTCCATCTGCCAGACCACCCTGGTTAGATGCACTGAAAGTGATGCTGTCTGCTCCAGCTTGACCGTAGATGGAACCAAATCCTCCACCTGCAGAGAATGCAGCATCTCCAGCAGTCTTATCAGCAACGTTGTAACTGAGAAGAATGGAGTCGCCGCCACCTCCAGCTAGAACCTGAGCGCCTGAACCGGCGCTGCCGAATTCAGCGAATTCAATAGTGTCAGCACCTGCTCCTCCACCAATTGTAAGACCAACAGCTTCAGCGAAAGTTGCGCTCTCAAAGTCAAGAGAGTCAGCGCCACCACCACCGAGAATGAAAGCTGTATCAGAAATGTCGCCATCAACGATCAGCTTATCGTCTCCATCTGCAAGCTTGACTTGTCCAGAATCGAAAACACCAGCCGCAGCTGTAATGGTGAGGGTGTCATTTCCTCCCCCAGCGATAATTGAAAAATCAGTACCAGCTTTCAGATTGAGTGAAAGACTGTCAGCTCCGCCGCCACCAGCAATTGTGCCACTACCAATTTCTGAAGCGGAAAGAATCAATGTGTCCTTTCCAGCACCCATAAGAATGGCAGCACCTGATGCTGACACATCGGAATTGCCGGAGAAGTCGTCAGCACCAGCGCCAAAAGCAGCTGTACCAACATTCAGGTCAAGAGCACCTTTGTTTGTTACGACATCACTGCCGTTTCCAAAACTGATGTTGGAAATTGTGTTGGTTCCCGACAAAGTGAGAGTGTCACCTCCAGCACCTCCCTTGAGGGTTTCGCCAGAGAATGTGACTGAGCTGAGAGAAATGAGGTCAGCCCCTCCGCCCATCGTGAAAGAGACGTTTTTGGCTGAAGAAGCACCGTCGAGAATTTCGACTGTGTCCTTTCCAGCACCGGCTAGGAGGGTTGCCCCACTGACTGCGCCGGATCGATAGGAGAAAAGATCGCCTGAAGCACCGCCTTCAGTCAAAAGACCGGGCGAGACGATTACGTAGTTAGCCATGACTGTAGAGGGTGGTCAGGTTTGAGACACCAGCGGTAATATACGAGCATCAAGCGCTTTGGTCAATCGGATGTGGCCAGATCCAAACCAGCCACACTGCTCCAAGCATTCAAGCAATTGATAGAGCTGAGTCTCTTAAGTCCCATGCGGGTAATTTCTGTAGTTTTTTTGTTCGAATTAAGAGCCATTTTTATTGCTTCAGCAAGCAGGTTGACGTCTCTGTGGTCTGTAAGAATCAGTCCATCGACTTGTTGATTGCAAAATTCTCTGACGGGAGGAACATTGCTTGCAACAATATTTCTACAGCAATGAAGTGCTTCCACAAAACTCCAACTAGCAACATATGGGTGGGTTAGATAAACATGGCAAGAAGAATTTTGAAGCCAATTTATATATGATTTTTCACTTAACCTGCCTATCCACTTCACTTTATGGTCTAATCTCCTCGATTTTAGATATGAGATTGCCCATTGTTTCCAGGATCCTTCTTTAGGCTTAACACCTCCGTAATTCATTTCATCTTCACCAGCTATTTGTATCTCTATTTGTAAGTCCTTTAGTTTCGGTATGCAGCGTATAAATTGTGAAAATCCTCTCATTGGCTCCATGCCCCTAGTTCCATACGTTAGAAATTTTTTTAAAGGATGACTAGGTTGATTTTGGGATATTTTCATATTATATTTATTTGTGTCAATTCCATCAAATATAACTTGACATTTGGTTTGCAGAATTTCTGGAAGTTGTGATTTTTGCCAAATAGTAGGGCTTACGATTTTGTCAGCTGATATTAATTCAAGCGAAATTAGGGAATTTCTTAACCAATGTTTTTGGACAGATTCTGGAGTCAAACTTAATTCTGTATTTTTAGGATCGTATGTATAAACGCTTGATATTGGATTAAACCACCATTCTAAATAACTAATTGTGAGTGAATGCGGCCAAAACAGTTTGGCGTAACTTCCGCAACCCCAACCTGAATGACTAATAATTATGTCTGGTGCCCATGATTGTCTTTTAAGTTCTTCAAAAGCAGATTTATATTGCTCAGCCAAGCGTAATGCACGTTGAGGTGCATTGAGATTTAGATTTTTCAGAAAATCGCCACCCGATTTCCCCTTTAGGCATAAACGTTTGACTCCTTTAAC
Coding sequences within:
- a CDS encoding glycosyltransferase, with the protein product MANILFLHPNFPGQFKHISHFFASKSNDVIFLCQTHYGRTVKGVKRLCLKGKSGGDFLKNLNLNAPQRALRLAEQYKSAFEELKRQSWAPDIIISHSGWGCGSYAKLFWPHSLTISYLEWWFNPISSVYTYDPKNTELSLTPESVQKHWLRNSLISLELISADKIVSPTIWQKSQLPEILQTKCQVIFDGIDTNKYNMKISQNQPSHPLKKFLTYGTRGMEPMRGFSQFIRCIPKLKDLQIEIQIAGEDEMNYGGVKPKEGSWKQWAISYLKSRRLDHKVKWIGRLSEKSYINWLQNSSCHVYLTHPYVASWSFVEALHCCRNIVASNVPPVREFCNQQVDGLILTDHRDVNLLAEAIKMALNSNKKTTEITRMGLKRLSSINCLNAWSSVAGLDLATSD
- a CDS encoding ABC transporter transmembrane domain-containing protein; its protein translation is MTSGSKILSFDPGQLILRPDEIPRRLFLVFQGSVRLLAKRPDNREAITLCRRGPGQLLGWVSLLRGSPCEWVTASESSMVITLSSEAFIEAYKKNQEFAISFQKLNHPQEAYAVLSASVQDKTVCDKNWAESLLKLSQNSATLTFPHDQVFEPNDHNAASDWLISTDGFTGVPVGSLLTAGSQLPDRPGYQLDVRCVRTLQENKQQYNQAIDKFKNLAEEAQDLPGMSLRELGILEDDFLEDEQRFPVVCGRGPIKEALAVCEMIALHQSAPFRKDIIEKILEDQFRRNKSLSLELVARLCELLGLNCQIAAVDSEFINSVELPAILMIESVPVVIYALKKSSVIIAHPHRGICRYSYKEFKSYLGKRFYFALPRRVGSTPTSRFGWNWFTPLISKYKKSLILVFVASLLAQLFGIAIPLMIQQIIDKVLAQGNLSSLNVLGSAMVILALFQGILTALRTYIFVDTTDRMDLTLGTAVIDRLLALPLDFFEKRPVGELSQRLGELNTIRGFLTGTALMSGLNLIFASLYLIVMIIYSPLLTAVALSILPIYFLLIFGISPIYKWLIRRRAVAQAKTQSHLVEILGGIQTVKAQHFELTARWKWQDRYKEYVNQGFRSTALGTASSVVGSFLTQLSGLLVLWVGMWLVLNGELTLGMLIAFRIISGNVTGPLLQLSTLYQGFQGVQISMERLSDIIDQNPELSNTDDLNQIPIPLIDGNIRFENVSFRFKDSGPNQVDDVNLEINSGNFVGIVGQSGSGKSTLMKLLPRLYKINHGRIFIDDYDISKVNLSSLRRQIGIVPQDSLLFEGTISENIALNDPQATTESIIEASKIACAHDFIMSLGQGYATKIAERGSNLSGGQRQRIAIARTILANPQLLIMDEATSALDYNTERQLCQNLQVWAENRTVLFITHRLSSIKDSDLIVVMHDGQLVEKGTHPQLISNCQRYAALYEQQGE